Genomic window (Halobacterium sp. R2-5):
GTACGAGGACCTCGTGGATTCGCACCTCGCGCTCGCGTATATGCGCGACTCTATCAGCGACCTCGCGGCAGACCTCCAGACGCGCATCATCAATCGAGTTGCAGAAGCACGCGAGAAGGGCGAACAACTCGACAAGGACGCCGTACAGGACATTACAGAGGATTTCCGGGAGCGTGCTGAGGGTGTCACAGACGACGAACTCAGCGACATCACGGCCGACGACCTCCCCGACTACCACGCTGACGCGCTTCCGGCCGGCGAGACGCACAACCCGGCCGCTGACATGGGCGATGGGCAGGGAACGGCCGCCGATGGAGGAACCTACGAATGAGTGACCAGCAGAGCGACCAGACGGACCCGCATATCGTCGCCGGCTACCGCGAGCACGTCGATGGCTACGACGAGCGCGACCCCGACGCCTACCCGCACACCGCACTCGTCCGTGATTCGGATATCTCGCGGTTTCTCGCCGTGGTTGAACAGGAATACGACCCCGATCGGGCGAAGGCGGCCGAGACGATGCCCGGCCAAGCGCGCGATCTCGAGCTCGCGCGGAATCTGCGGCGGATGGAAGCGACCGACGCCGGCCGCCAAGCCGTCGCCGACGGCGACATGACGACGCTCCAGCACCAGCAAGGGAACACGAACCAGCGCGCGGATATCTCCGGTGTGAAGGCTATCGAGCAGGTGGACGAACTGATTAACGGCGCCGCACCGGTCGTCGTGATACTCGGCGAGATGGGCGCCGGAAAGTCACAGTTTGCCACGCTGCTCGGGCAACGCTACGTCCACAGGAATCCGTCCGCGCTCGTCGGCACGAACATCAAGAGCCTGCGCGAGAAGTCCGACTGGCGGGACGCCCGCGGCCAACAGCGCGACGGCTACCTGCCGAGTTTTCCCGCTCTCAAGGAGTGGCTCCAGCAGGACGGCAATCCCCTACACCACGACCAGACGCCGAAGCTCGCCATCCTCGACGAACTCAGCTCGGAAGCGAGTGGCAGCGGGAAGGACGGCCAACTGACGCGGAAACTGATGGGACCCTTAGTGTTCAAGGTCCGGAAGTACGGCGGGGCGCTCATCGTCATCGCTCACGACGAGAGTTCGATTCACCCGCTGCTGTGGCGCCTCGGCGTGATCGTCAAGAAGGAGTCGAAGAAGAAGGCGAGCATCTGGGAGCGCGTCACGAACGGCCAACTCCGTGGGAAGGTCGGCGAGTTCGAGGGAGTTCCGAAGTCGGATTGGGACTACAACGACAAGGAGGCGTCCAGTTGGTCGTGGCAAAAGACGAGCGACGACAGCGACGAGCCTGAAGTCGCCGAAATGGACGTGAAACGCGTCTCTATGTGGACAATCGCGCAAGGTATGGAATCGGGGCGTTCGCCGCGCGAAATCGCGGAAAACGTCCCGTACACGCATACTACCGTCCGGAATTGGTGGGAGGAATACCAAGACGGCGGCGAGAAGCGTGAATGGGTTTCGGACGTGGAGGCCGCTATCGCATGACTGCGTCGACCTGTAAACGTGTAAAGCGTAACCCGCCCCCCTTTACTGGTAGCCCATCGCGGCAGCGGCGAGCACGCGAGGCGTGCTCGCCCCAATGGGCGCGTGCGGCCCGGTGCCGCCGCAGAGATATATATAAGAGCGCGCGATGCGCGGGAGGCGCGTAGCGTGCCGTCCCACCGCGCAAATTCCTACGGGACCGCGGTCGAATACAAGATGGCCGAAGAGTACGGCGTCGAACTCTCGCGGGCGAGCTGGAAGGACGCCGACGCCCCGGACGGTACGCCCGTCGAGATCAAGGCCGCGATGCATGAGCATGCCGATGGCCCGCCTGGTAACTTCAAAATCTATCGGGAGTACCACGAGAAGTTACAGCAGAACAGCGGTGTCTACCTGTTCGCAGCGTATCGGGTTCGCGGTCGCGGCGTCCAGGTGCTCGCACATGGGCGGCGTCGAGCATCTCGGCTTCCGACGATGCGATGGCACGGCGGTGGAGACCACAGAGGGACCGAGCAAGCGAAGATTTCGATTCAGGCCGTGCTCTAATCGCCCCCAGACGGTTTATTATTGTCCGCTATTCCACGTCGGATATGAACTGTATCAAGTGTGGGTCCGAGATTGAGGCGACAGGTGAGACGGCGACTGAAGCAGTCATCACTCATTTCGAGCGCGAGCACGACCTCGGCGAGTCGTAACTGAACTTGGGCGACGAGCTTCGATGTGGACGCTCTGTTAGAATACTATAGTTCGGCACTATCTGTCGTGGAACAGGCGCTAAGCAGGGTTGTGTCATAACCGAGTCCAGTTGGAAGACCCACCCATGATTGTAGTCAGTACTGGAAACTGGGGCTCGACCAGGTTAGGAGTTGGAACGACTGCTGACAGCATCAGGCAAGGAGATGGTCACTACAGGTTTCCATCAAACCGTGGAACCAGCGTATGCATGAGCAAGTCAGACGCTGATGTGAGTGAACATGACGCGGCAGTTTTCCACCGGAGTATCTTTGAGGAGCCAGCCGAAGACCCCTCGACCGAGTTGGTGAAGATCATCGCGGACTTGAAAGGAGTTGAACACGACGAGATGGACCCGCTGTATTCGTGGGTGGACGGCTTGATTTCCTCGTTGTACTCGTCACCGCCGCCGGCAGAAGCGCAGGGAATCATTGAGTTCACCTACGAGGGCTTTCGCATCACCCTGTATCAAGACGGGCAAGCAGTTATCATGGGGCGAGACACCTCGGAGTGAGGACGGGGTTGACAATCAGTTAATCACGGTATAGACTACCGAAAACGTTCAGAAGCCCCACTGTACTCAGCAACTACTCAGTAGCACTGTCTACTGTGTCTCTCACATCTGCTGACACCGCTTCTGTAGGTGTGTAATCTGATTTCCCTAGTACTGGAGGGAGAAGGTTTATTGTTCTAATTATTCGAGTGAGAGATGCGAATCCCCGTTGATGCGGCCAGGGCGATTCGCCGTGCCGGACGGGATTCCCGTTCGGCGGTCGCACCAGAGCACGGTTGTGTGACGCGTGAGGGCACAACTCCCCCTCTCATCCCCCCTCTCTGTGCTCTCACTTCGCGTGAAGGTACTAACGGACATTGAGTAGCACAGCGCAGGTACTTATCGAACCTGCGCTTATCGTGTGTTGAGACTAGTGTGGGTTTCGTAGGAGAGCTGCAGCACCGAGGTACTCAAGATCTCCGCGAGTTCGGGCGTCATATCCGGATGGGCTAACGCCTTCTGCTTCGCTTTCCGATCTTGACGAGCGTGCTCGCAGGCAGCGATCACGGCAGCGGTCTTCGTATTCTCGTCGAGTACTTCCATGGCTGATTCGATGGCGTCGAGGCGATGGGCGTAATCGCCGTCAGTCCGGATTCGCATACTCGTCTCGTACACACGACCCCGCTTAACCCATGTATCTCGGGCAATTCAACGGGTGATTTCACCCCGATTTCACGAGTGTCGGGGTGATCGGCGCGGTCGCGGTCAACTTCGATGGGCTATGGGCGCCGAGATATGCACACGAGGTTCACGGGCTCGTGTGCATATTCAGGAAAGCGACTCTCTCGGCGTGAGACCCCGTGGGTAGATGGAAACTTCGAAGAAGTGAACGTTATATCAATAGGGATTATCGGAGTGTTTCAGGTCGTTCGGTCCCGATTCGTATTATTGACCTATCTGAGAGGAAAGGGGCCGTCGTCTGTCTATCAGCTCTAACCTGAACAAAGAAGGAAGAAGATTCCATATCTTCGCTTAAGGAGAACATCGTGTTGAGATCAGTTCTATCAGATGCGGACGCCTCTACAAATTCATCTAATCGGTCAAAAGGGATGCTGCATATCTCGGTAGTTCCCGACTTAGGTATGGAAATGACTTTACTAGATTCGTTGATGTTTCTATCAGTGGGGGGTTGTTCTATGTCTTGCCACATACAAAGGGGACGACCATACTCATCGCATATTCTAAATGAGATATCGACATCGATTGCATCTACCTCGCCCAAGTTCTGAACATACGAACCCGCCCAAAATTTAGCATCTTCTCCCTCCTCTTCGTCTGCGTAACTAACTGAATAGTGTATATGTAGCTAAAATTGGCATGTCAGACAAGATGCCTTGAAAGAAGAGAAAAGAAGCGTAAAACGTCGTTATTGATGCAATCAGGTTCTGTGTGGTGGTGTAGATCACGGCCACAGCGCCGAGAGTGAGAATAGCTACCGACACATCCTTCTTTATATAACCAATTCTGGGTATTTTCCGAAAGTATCCAAAATATGCCTTCTGTAGAGTCAGAAGAGCCACACTAGTTCTCTTTCTCTTGTACAACGAAATTGCGATTTTCTGTTTCGCCATTAAGATTGGATATAGGAGAGGCAATGCGG
Coding sequences:
- a CDS encoding ATP-binding protein, with the translated sequence MSDQQSDQTDPHIVAGYREHVDGYDERDPDAYPHTALVRDSDISRFLAVVEQEYDPDRAKAAETMPGQARDLELARNLRRMEATDAGRQAVADGDMTTLQHQQGNTNQRADISGVKAIEQVDELINGAAPVVVILGEMGAGKSQFATLLGQRYVHRNPSALVGTNIKSLREKSDWRDARGQQRDGYLPSFPALKEWLQQDGNPLHHDQTPKLAILDELSSEASGSGKDGQLTRKLMGPLVFKVRKYGGALIVIAHDESSIHPLLWRLGVIVKKESKKKASIWERVTNGQLRGKVGEFEGVPKSDWDYNDKEASSWSWQKTSDDSDEPEVAEMDVKRVSMWTIAQGMESGRSPREIAENVPYTHTTVRNWWEEYQDGGEKREWVSDVEAAIA
- a CDS encoding HalOD1 output domain-containing protein, whose protein sequence is MSKSDADVSEHDAAVFHRSIFEEPAEDPSTELVKIIADLKGVEHDEMDPLYSWVDGLISSLYSSPPPAEAQGIIEFTYEGFRITLYQDGQAVIMGRDTSE